One Apostichopus japonicus isolate 1M-3 chromosome 7, ASM3797524v1, whole genome shotgun sequence genomic region harbors:
- the LOC139969561 gene encoding soma ferritin-like produces MQPSQVRQNFHELCEAGVNKQINLELYASYTYHSIAFYFDRDDVALPGAHKYFKKQSEEEREHAEKLMKFQNQRGGRVKLKDITAPEKEEWGSLLDAFKVALELEKKVNQSLLDLHGLADSKKDAQMCDFIETHYLTEQVEAIKEIGDHITNLKRVGTGLGEFIYDKENLKED; encoded by the exons ATGCAGCCAAGCCAAGTCCGCCAGAACTTCCATGAGTTGTGTGAGGCCGGAGTGAACAAGCAAATCAACTTGGAGTTGTATGCTTCCTACACCTATCATTCCATC GCCTTCTACTTTGACCGCGATGATGTCGCCCTTCCTGGAGCCCACAAGTACTTCAAGAAGCAGTCAGAGGAAGAACGTGAACATGCCGAGAAACTGATGAAGTTTCAGAACCAGCGAGGTGGTCGCGTGAAGCTCAAGGACATCACG gctccagaAAAGGAAGAATGGGGCAGCCTGCTGGATGCTTTCAAGGTCGCCTTGGAACTGGAAAAGAAGGTGAACCAGAGTCTGTTGGACCTTCACGGTCTGGCAGACTCCAAGAAGGACGCGCAGATGTGCGACTTCATCGAGACCCACTACCTGACGGAACAGGTGGAGGCCATCAAGGAGATCGGTGACCACATCACCAATCTGAAGCGCGTCGGCACCGGCCTGGGCGAATTCATCTACGATAAGGAGAACCTGAAGGAGGATTAA